A single window of Senegalia massiliensis DNA harbors:
- a CDS encoding precorrin-8X methylmutase, producing MNYVKEPKTIEKNSFEIITEELGDKKFDEKEGKVVKRVIHTTADFEYADILEIHEDAIESGINTLKNGCDIYADTGMVLSGINKRVLGELGGQVCNFVHDEDVVIEAKKREITRSMVAIEKAMNNKNIKIFAIGNAPTALFTLKEKIEKGMPKPDLIIGVPVGFVGAAESKEIIKDLGVPYIVTNGRKGGSTVAAAIVNALLYMI from the coding sequence ATGAATTACGTAAAAGAGCCAAAAACTATAGAAAAAAATAGTTTTGAAATAATTACAGAAGAATTAGGTGATAAAAAGTTTGATGAAAAAGAAGGTAAAGTAGTAAAGAGAGTAATACATACTACTGCTGATTTTGAATATGCTGATATATTAGAAATTCATGAAGATGCCATAGAAAGTGGGATAAATACACTTAAAAATGGATGTGATATTTATGCTGATACTGGAATGGTTTTATCAGGTATAAATAAAAGAGTACTAGGGGAACTTGGAGGACAAGTATGTAATTTTGTTCATGATGAAGATGTAGTAATAGAAGCTAAAAAAAGAGAAATCACACGTTCAATGGTAGCTATAGAAAAAGCAATGAATAATAAAAATATAAAGATTTTTGCAATAGGAAATGCTCCTACAGCACTTTTCACTTTAAAAGAGAAGATAGAAAAAGGAATGCCTAAACCTGATTTGATAATAGGAGTACCTGTAGGATTTGTAGGGGCTGCTGAATCAAAAGAAATTATCAAAGATTTAGGAGTGCCATATATAGTTACCAATGGTAGAAAAGGTGGAAGTACAGTAGCAGCAGCTATAGTAAATGCACTTTTATATATGATATAG
- a CDS encoding AIR synthase related protein — translation MNSTQFRDLTFIDINENDKLIISCDSAGGIGNKEKDIVKTSPETLGYLTLHVVLSELFSIGAKPISIINTLSVEMNPTGNIILNGIKNLLRELNLDEDILVTGSTEENFPTVQTGIGLTAIGLVDKRNFKMPYTPKNSLIAVVGIPKVGNEILEDNGEIISIKNIIDLKQKDYVHEILPVGSQGILKEIEEMAKTNELDYSIDESVDIDLYKSAGTSTCIIVSIDSKDYETLKNYIDKPVFKVGKFYDKS, via the coding sequence ATGAATTCCACACAATTTAGAGATTTGACTTTTATAGATATAAATGAAAATGACAAATTAATAATTTCATGTGATTCTGCTGGAGGTATAGGAAATAAAGAAAAGGATATCGTAAAAACATCTCCTGAAACTTTAGGGTATTTAACACTTCATGTAGTATTATCAGAATTATTTTCAATAGGAGCAAAACCTATTTCCATAATAAATACATTATCAGTAGAAATGAACCCTACAGGAAATATTATATTAAATGGAATAAAAAATCTTTTAAGAGAATTAAACTTAGATGAAGATATACTAGTTACAGGAAGTACAGAAGAAAATTTTCCTACAGTTCAAACAGGTATAGGATTGACTGCCATAGGTTTAGTAGATAAGAGAAACTTCAAAATGCCTTATACTCCAAAGAATTCATTAATAGCAGTTGTTGGAATTCCTAAAGTTGGAAATGAAATATTAGAAGACAATGGAGAGATAATTTCAATAAAAAATATAATAGATTTAAAACAAAAAGATTATGTTCATGAGATATTACCTGTAGGATCACAAGGAATATTAAAAGAAATAGAAGAAATGGCTAAGACTAATGAGTTAGATTATTCTATAGATGAAAGTGTTGATATAGATTTATATAAATCAGCAGGAACTTCAACTTGTATTATAGTAAGCATTGACTCTAAGGACTATGAGACATTGAAAAATTATATAGATAAACCTGTTTTTAAGGTTGGAAAATTCTATGATAAGAGCTAA
- a CDS encoding ECF transporter S component has product MTNTKTYEKITTTKLTYSGVLIALSFIGAMIKYPGTTIALDSMPGFFASIFLGPVYGAVVAGLGHLLTAMTSGFPLSLPMHLEVMALMAFTAFVFGKLYIKGFKILANVVAIILNGPISAFIAGILGSILALPFSGMALFMAIVIPLTLASMLNIIAASTLFEIIKKKER; this is encoded by the coding sequence ATGACAAATACTAAGACTTATGAGAAAATTACTACAACAAAATTAACTTATTCAGGAGTACTTATAGCATTATCATTTATAGGAGCTATGATTAAATACCCGGGAACAACTATTGCACTTGATAGTATGCCAGGATTTTTTGCATCAATTTTTTTAGGACCAGTATATGGTGCTGTGGTTGCAGGTTTAGGTCACCTTTTAACTGCTATGACTAGTGGATTTCCTCTTTCCTTACCTATGCATTTAGAAGTTATGGCACTTATGGCATTTACAGCATTTGTATTTGGAAAATTGTATATAAAAGGGTTTAAGATATTAGCAAATGTAGTAGCTATAATATTAAATGGTCCTATTTCAGCTTTTATAGCAGGAATATTAGGGAGTATTTTAGCATTACCATTTTCAGGTATGGCATTATTTATGGCAATAGTAATACCTTTAACATTAGCATCTATGTTAAATATAATAGCAGCTTCTACACTTTTTGAAATTATAAAAAAGAAAGAGAGATAG
- a CDS encoding cobyrinate a,c-diamide synthase produces MKGIMISGTNSGVGKTTISLGIMKALTNRGITVAPFKVGPDYIDPKFHEFVTGNSSYNLDSYLLDKEVVRNLFNKNSKGKDISIIEGVMGLYDGFGIERDNASSSHVAKILKLPIILVVDGRGMSLSLAALISGYKNFDKDINIAGIIINNVSSKMHYDLLSTIVEKENNIPCLGYLPKNLDISLKSRHLGLIPAEEVDELEEKSEKLSKIIEETIDLDKILEVSKLEVIKTKNYIDITKKYDLRIGVFKDKAFNFYYKDNLGLLEELGITLISISPIKDEKLPDVDALYIGGGFPEVFSNELETNKSFREDLKEKLEKGLPCYAECGGLMYLTNSIYHLDSNKSEMVGFIDTDSHMTEKLQRFGYIEIDFKGININAHEFHRSMIDENDELDFLYNISKKREGKVYKKWKCGIKKQNTLSGYPHIHFYSNIEFLYYLLDYIENFKGENYDKY; encoded by the coding sequence TTGAAAGGTATAATGATATCCGGTACAAATAGTGGAGTAGGAAAAACTACTATAAGTCTTGGAATAATGAAGGCACTTACAAATAGAGGTATTACAGTTGCTCCTTTTAAAGTTGGACCTGATTATATTGATCCAAAATTTCATGAATTTGTAACAGGTAATTCTTCATATAATTTAGATAGTTATTTATTAGACAAAGAAGTAGTTAGAAATCTATTTAATAAAAATTCAAAAGGCAAGGATATATCTATAATTGAAGGAGTAATGGGGTTATATGATGGCTTTGGAATAGAAAGAGACAATGCAAGTTCTAGTCACGTAGCAAAAATACTCAAATTACCTATAATACTTGTAGTTGATGGAAGAGGAATGTCACTTAGTTTAGCAGCTTTAATATCAGGATATAAAAATTTTGACAAAGATATTAATATTGCTGGAATTATTATAAATAATGTATCAAGTAAAATGCACTATGATTTACTCAGTACAATAGTAGAAAAAGAAAATAATATTCCATGTCTTGGATATTTACCTAAAAATTTAGATATATCATTAAAAAGTAGACATTTAGGATTAATACCAGCTGAAGAAGTAGATGAACTAGAAGAAAAAAGTGAAAAATTATCTAAAATAATAGAAGAAACTATAGACTTAGATAAAATATTAGAAGTATCAAAATTGGAAGTTATAAAAACAAAAAATTATATAGATATAACAAAAAAATATGATTTAAGGATAGGAGTATTTAAAGATAAAGCTTTTAATTTTTATTATAAAGACAACTTAGGTTTGTTAGAGGAACTAGGCATAACTCTTATTTCTATAAGTCCAATTAAAGATGAAAAATTACCAGATGTAGATGCTTTATATATAGGTGGAGGATTTCCAGAAGTCTTTAGTAATGAATTAGAAACAAACAAATCATTTAGAGAAGACTTAAAAGAAAAATTAGAAAAAGGGCTTCCTTGCTATGCTGAGTGTGGGGGACTTATGTATCTTACAAATTCAATCTATCATTTAGATAGTAATAAAAGTGAAATGGTAGGATTTATTGATACAGATAGTCATATGACAGAAAAACTTCAACGTTTTGGATATATTGAAATAGACTTCAAAGGTATAAATATAAATGCTCATGAATTTCATCGCTCTATGATTGATGAAAATGATGAATTAGACTTTTTATATAATATATCTAAAAAAAGAGAAGGCAAAGTATATAAAAAATGGAAATGTGGGATAAAGAAACAAAATACTCTTTCAGGATATCCTCATATTCATTTTTATAGTAATATAGAATTTTTATATTATTTATTAGATTATATTGAAAATTTTAAGGGGGAGAATTATGACAAATACTAA
- a CDS encoding glycine--tRNA ligase encodes MVKRSVMDKIVSLAKSRGFIFSGSEIYGGLSNTWDYGPLGVELKNNVKKAWWKKFIQESPYNVGLDASILMNPQVWVASGHVGGFNDPMMDCKKCKSRFRADKLIEENLNNKHEENSPVDGWSNEKMIEFIDKNNITCPECGEKEFTDIRQFNLMFKTFQGSVEDSQSEIFLRPETAQGIFVNFKNVQRSLRKKVPFGIGQIGKSFRNEITPGNFTFRTREFEQMELEFFCKPGEDLKWFQYWRDFCKEWLLNLDIKEENIRLRDHDKEELSHYSNATTDIEYKFSFGWGELWGIADRTDFDLKQHIEHSGEDLRYQDPMTNEKYIPYCIEPSLGADRVTLAFLVDAYEDEKLEDGSERTVLKLHPFLSPYKAAIFPLSKKLRERSLKVYEKLSKKFMVDYDESGSIGKRYRRHDEIGTPYCITIDFDTIEDNCVTIRDRDTMEQIRISIDDLEDFIGEKVEL; translated from the coding sequence ATGGTAAAAAGAAGTGTAATGGACAAAATTGTTTCACTTGCTAAATCTAGAGGGTTTATCTTTTCAGGTTCTGAGATATATGGAGGCTTATCTAATACTTGGGATTATGGACCTTTAGGAGTTGAACTAAAAAATAATGTGAAAAAAGCATGGTGGAAAAAGTTTATTCAAGAATCTCCATATAATGTAGGATTAGATGCTTCTATATTAATGAATCCACAGGTTTGGGTTGCATCTGGTCATGTAGGAGGATTTAATGACCCTATGATGGATTGTAAAAAATGCAAATCTAGATTTAGGGCTGATAAGTTAATTGAAGAAAATTTAAATAATAAGCATGAGGAAAATTCACCTGTTGATGGATGGTCAAATGAGAAAATGATAGAATTTATAGATAAAAATAATATTACTTGTCCTGAGTGTGGTGAAAAAGAATTTACAGATATTCGTCAATTTAATTTAATGTTTAAAACTTTTCAAGGTTCAGTAGAAGATTCACAATCCGAAATTTTTTTAAGACCAGAGACAGCTCAAGGTATATTTGTCAACTTTAAAAATGTCCAAAGATCATTGAGGAAAAAAGTACCTTTTGGAATAGGGCAAATAGGTAAGTCTTTTAGAAACGAAATTACACCAGGTAATTTCACTTTTAGGACTCGTGAATTTGAACAGATGGAATTAGAGTTTTTTTGTAAACCAGGAGAAGATTTAAAGTGGTTTCAATACTGGAGAGATTTCTGTAAGGAGTGGCTTTTGAACTTAGATATAAAAGAAGAAAATATTAGACTTAGAGACCATGACAAAGAGGAACTCTCCCATTACAGTAATGCCACAACAGATATTGAATATAAATTTTCATTTGGCTGGGGTGAGCTATGGGGAATAGCAGATAGAACTGATTTTGATTTAAAGCAACATATTGAACACTCTGGAGAAGATTTAAGATATCAAGATCCAATGACTAATGAGAAATATATACCATATTGTATTGAACCCTCTCTTGGTGCTGATAGAGTAACACTAGCCTTTTTAGTAGATGCTTATGAAGACGAAAAACTTGAAGATGGGTCTGAAAGAACAGTACTAAAATTACATCCATTTTTATCTCCATATAAAGCTGCTATATTTCCTTTATCAAAGAAATTAAGAGAAAGATCTCTTAAAGTTTATGAAAAATTATCAAAAAAATTCATGGTTGATTATGATGAATCTGGAAGTATAGGAAAAAGATATAGAAGGCATGATGAAATTGGAACACCTTATTGTATTACAATCGATTTTGATACAATAGAAGATAATTGCGTTACAATAAGAGATAGAGATACCATGGAACAAATTAGAATAAGTATAGATGATTTAGAAGATTTTATAGGAGAAAAAGTGGAACTGTAA
- a CDS encoding histidine phosphatase family protein, translated as MKLILLRHPETIANSKKVYIGQTESKYTDRGRDQFDKIVNNFDYDVDYIYTSPMTRCKILAKGISEKIDTKLEIIENINELNFGIFENKNYKQVEKLYPNEWRNWIVDYINYAIPEGESLRELYTRVEEFLNILKKKDGKYLLVTHGGVIQTIIALLLDLDIDDRWHFKVSEGSLVEIDYIDDYGVLKNLINY; from the coding sequence ATGAAACTAATACTTTTAAGACATCCTGAGACCATTGCAAATAGTAAAAAAGTATATATAGGACAAACTGAATCTAAATATACAGATAGAGGAAGAGATCAATTTGATAAGATAGTAAATAACTTTGATTATGATGTAGATTATATTTATACAAGCCCTATGACAAGATGCAAGATACTTGCTAAGGGTATAAGTGAAAAAATAGATACTAAATTAGAAATAATAGAAAATATAAATGAATTAAATTTCGGTATATTTGAAAATAAAAATTATAAACAAGTAGAAAAACTATATCCAAACGAGTGGAGAAATTGGATAGTTGATTATATTAATTATGCTATACCAGAAGGGGAATCATTAAGAGAATTATACACAAGAGTAGAAGAATTTTTAAATATTCTAAAGAAAAAAGATGGAAAGTATTTGCTAGTTACTCATGGTGGAGTCATTCAAACCATTATAGCATTATTACTTGATTTAGATATAGATGATAGATGGCATTTTAAAGTTTCAGAAGGATCATTAGTTGAAATAGACTATATAGATGACTATGGAGTTCTGAAGAATTTAATTAATTATTAG
- the cobS gene encoding adenosylcobinamide-GDP ribazoletransferase, with amino-acid sequence MEGFILLLSFFTRIPVPYVEYTEEKYKKGIKYLPIIGLIIGIILFIFTFLEKFIHRPVLSLMIWIIYIWITGAIHLDGFSDTIDGIFSNRNKEKMLEIMKDSRIGAFGVIGIIILLISNITLTSYIDLKYILLVPILSRTLAIFSASISDYARESGMGKIFMDNINKKESSLALVFLGITTVVFFGVKTILPIVICILASLYLTRYITKKIGGMTGDTIGFIIEITQIIFLFSIYILRSWI; translated from the coding sequence ATGGAAGGTTTTATACTTTTATTATCATTTTTCACAAGGATTCCTGTACCATATGTAGAATATACAGAAGAAAAATATAAAAAAGGAATAAAATATTTACCTATAATAGGTTTGATAATAGGTATTATACTTTTTATATTTACGTTTTTAGAAAAATTTATTCATAGACCAGTATTATCTTTAATGATATGGATTATATATATTTGGATAACAGGAGCCATTCATTTGGATGGTTTTTCTGATACAATAGATGGAATTTTTTCAAATAGAAATAAAGAGAAAATGTTAGAAATAATGAAAGATAGTAGGATAGGAGCATTTGGTGTAATTGGGATAATAATATTACTAATATCAAATATCACTTTAACTTCTTATATAGATTTAAAGTATATATTATTAGTACCTATTTTAAGTAGAACACTTGCAATATTTTCAGCTTCAATTAGTGATTATGCTAGAGAAAGTGGTATGGGTAAGATATTTATGGATAATATAAATAAAAAAGAATCTAGTTTGGCACTTGTGTTTTTAGGTATAACAACTGTAGTGTTTTTTGGAGTTAAGACAATTCTACCTATTGTTATTTGTATATTAGCATCATTATATTTAACAAGATATATAACAAAAAAAATAGGTGGGATGACAGGAGATACCATAGGGTTTATAATTGAAATAACACAAATTATATTTTTATTTTCTATTTATATATTAAGGAGTTGGATTTAA
- the cobU gene encoding bifunctional adenosylcobinamide kinase/adenosylcobinamide-phosphate guanylyltransferase — MGDLTLVTGGARSGKSSFAEKIVKKNGKNVIYIATSIPFDEGMKSRIKKHRKQRPESWHTIEMYKNFNIILDDDKFKYADTIILDCITIMISNLILEKNIDFDHISEEEIDTLENQIFNEIYILLDALKDKNVVLVTNELGMGIVPSYKLGSIFRDIAGRVNQYIAKRANKVYLTVSGIPIEIKGEK, encoded by the coding sequence ATGGGTGATTTAACTTTAGTAACAGGTGGAGCTAGAAGTGGAAAAAGTAGTTTTGCTGAAAAAATAGTAAAAAAGAATGGGAAAAATGTAATATATATTGCAACTTCAATACCTTTTGATGAAGGTATGAAATCTAGAATTAAAAAACATAGAAAACAAAGACCAGAATCTTGGCATACAATAGAAATGTATAAAAACTTTAATATTATATTAGACGACGATAAATTTAAATATGCAGATACTATTATATTAGATTGTATTACAATAATGATTTCAAATTTAATATTAGAAAAAAATATAGATTTTGATCATATTTCTGAAGAAGAAATAGATACTTTAGAAAATCAGATATTTAATGAAATATATATACTTTTAGATGCATTAAAAGATAAAAATGTAGTACTTGTAACAAATGAATTAGGTATGGGAATTGTACCTTCATATAAATTAGGTAGTATATTTAGGGATATTGCAGGTAGGGTAAATCAATATATAGCAAAAAGAGCAAATAAAGTGTATCTTACAGTGTCTGGTATACCTATAGAAATTAAAGGAGAAAAATGA
- a CDS encoding pyridoxal phosphate-dependent aminotransferase, with amino-acid sequence MNKHGGYYGDGNIIDFSININPLGPSERVIESLRSSLDNIDKYPEIDGKRQREAISKKLGISSENIILGNGAIQLIYVFSRCIKFKNISIIQPTFNEYERAFSLSGSNIEYFRTDKDNFNIDLEKLKIHLDEKNINCLVLCNPNNPTGNFYNNDFLKKLLEILDERNIFLFIDESFVDFLEEKTTIEFIDKYNIFILRSLTKFYAIPGLRLGFGISNKYIIKKMKDNIEPWAVNSLALNVVKNIIEDDLYYYKSLTWLYEERDFLYSGLKNISYLNIYKTYTNFFLCRLKNIEAFTLQNLLLEKGIYIRTCEDFVGLDNTYFRIAIKRREENILILDALKSLDKAGELNG; translated from the coding sequence ATGAATAAACACGGTGGATATTATGGAGATGGAAATATAATAGATTTTAGTATAAATATTAATCCATTAGGTCCATCTGAAAGAGTAATAGAAAGTTTAAGAAGCTCTTTAGATAATATAGATAAATATCCAGAAATAGATGGAAAGAGACAAAGAGAAGCAATTTCAAAAAAATTAGGCATTAGTAGTGAAAATATAATACTTGGAAATGGTGCAATACAGCTTATATACGTTTTTTCACGCTGTATAAAATTCAAAAATATATCTATAATCCAACCTACTTTTAATGAATATGAAAGGGCATTTAGTCTTAGTGGCAGTAATATAGAATATTTCAGAACAGACAAAGATAATTTTAATATAGATTTAGAAAAGCTAAAAATCCATTTAGATGAAAAAAATATAAATTGTCTTGTATTGTGTAATCCAAATAATCCTACAGGAAATTTCTATAATAATGACTTTTTAAAAAAGTTATTAGAAATATTAGATGAAAGAAATATATTTTTATTTATAGATGAATCTTTTGTAGATTTTTTAGAAGAAAAAACCACTATAGAATTTATAGATAAATATAACATATTTATATTAAGGTCTCTTACAAAATTTTATGCTATACCTGGACTTAGACTAGGGTTTGGAATTTCAAACAAATACATTATAAAGAAAATGAAAGATAATATTGAGCCTTGGGCTGTAAATAGTTTAGCATTAAATGTAGTTAAAAATATAATTGAGGATGATTTATATTATTATAAAAGTTTAACTTGGTTGTATGAGGAAAGAGATTTTTTATATTCAGGATTAAAAAATATATCATATTTGAATATATATAAAACTTACACAAATTTCTTTTTATGTAGATTAAAAAATATTGAAGCATTTACTCTTCAAAATTTATTGCTAGAAAAAGGTATTTATATTAGAACATGTGAAGATTTTGTAGGTTTAGATAATACCTATTTTAGAATTGCCATAAAAAGAAGAGAAGAAAATATATTAATATTAGATGCACTAAAATCATTAGATAAAGCAGGTGAATTAAATGGGTGA
- the cbiB gene encoding adenosylcobinamide-phosphate synthase CbiB, producing the protein MIEIYIIFLALILDFLFGDPYFIPHPIVYIGKLISYIENKIRKSKIDLKTGGFLLLILVLMIVFIIISTILFIANKIHPVFNIVITIYLLYTSLAAKCLRDEGIKIYKVLKKGDIKKARILISYLVGRDTENLSEKEITRATVETIAENTIDGVLAPLFYIFIGFLVGMPVQFVFLYKSINTLDSMVGYTNKKYKDIGYFSAKLDDVVNFIPARIGSFFMILVGLLKYDIKNGFKIFIRDRFNHKSPNAGFPESAVAGLLNIQIGGENIYFGEKIYKPTIGDKNRTLEIEDINRTINIMYISEILFSLFFIVIVFVIGG; encoded by the coding sequence ATGATAGAAATATATATAATTTTTTTAGCTCTTATATTAGATTTTTTATTTGGAGATCCATATTTTATACCACATCCTATTGTTTATATAGGTAAGTTAATATCATATATTGAAAATAAAATCAGAAAATCAAAAATAGATTTAAAAACAGGTGGCTTTTTACTTTTAATATTAGTATTAATGATAGTTTTTATAATTATTAGCACTATACTTTTTATAGCTAATAAGATTCACCCAGTTTTTAATATTGTAATAACTATTTATTTGCTTTACACATCCCTTGCAGCAAAATGTTTACGAGATGAAGGAATTAAGATTTATAAAGTATTAAAAAAAGGTGATATAAAAAAAGCAAGGATATTAATATCATATTTAGTTGGACGAGATACAGAAAATTTATCTGAAAAGGAAATAACACGTGCTACAGTAGAAACTATAGCAGAAAATACTATTGATGGAGTATTGGCACCTTTGTTTTATATATTTATAGGATTTTTAGTAGGTATGCCGGTACAATTTGTATTTTTATATAAATCAATAAATACACTTGATTCAATGGTAGGTTACACTAATAAAAAATATAAAGACATTGGATATTTTTCAGCTAAATTAGATGATGTAGTAAATTTTATACCAGCAAGAATAGGAAGTTTTTTTATGATTTTAGTTGGTTTATTAAAATATGATATAAAAAATGGCTTTAAAATCTTTATAAGAGATAGATTTAATCATAAGAGTCCAAATGCAGGTTTTCCTGAATCAGCAGTAGCAGGGTTATTAAATATTCAAATAGGTGGGGAAAATATTTATTTTGGTGAAAAAATATATAAACCAACTATAGGAGATAAAAATAGAACATTAGAAATTGAAGATATAAATAGAACTATAAATATAATGTATATAAGTGAAATATTATTTTCCTTATTTTTCATTGTTATAGTATTTGTAATTGGAGGGTAG
- a CDS encoding cobyric acid synthase translates to MAKNIMIVGTGSSVGKSIVTAALCRIFKQDGYSISPFKSQNMALNSYVTENGEEMGRAQVVQAEAAEIEPLVQMNPILLKPTSEIGSQVILMGRVHRTLTASEYRKEVPNIKGIVKKAYNELNDKFDIVAIEGAGSPAEINLRENDIVNMGLAEMVDSPVILVGDIERGGVFASIYGTIMLLEPEERERIKGFIINKFRGDIEILNPGIKMLEEKINIPCLGVLPFTKLDIDDEDSVTTRFNKNVDNDVNIGVIKLPFVSNFSDFTPLEMERRVNVRYITKKEDFDNIDFLIIPGSKNTIKDMEYIIKSDLDKLIYKKHKEGIPIMGICGGYQMLGEEISDPLHIESNMDRINGLGLLSTKTVINEKKDTLRVSGKLNGESINGYEIHMGKTERFNCKPFIELEGNRFDGAINDKETVYGTYLHGIFENDNFRINIIEEILEKKGLEKDKDKTSFEEIKQGEYNKLADLTRTNLDMDKIKEIMGL, encoded by the coding sequence ATGGCAAAAAATATAATGATAGTAGGTACAGGGTCATCTGTAGGAAAAAGTATAGTTACTGCTGCTCTTTGCAGAATATTTAAACAAGATGGATATAGTATATCTCCATTTAAATCACAAAATATGGCATTAAATTCATATGTAACTGAAAATGGAGAAGAGATGGGTAGAGCTCAAGTTGTACAAGCTGAAGCAGCAGAAATAGAACCATTAGTTCAAATGAATCCAATACTTTTAAAACCTACAAGTGAGATAGGTAGTCAAGTAATACTTATGGGTAGAGTTCATAGAACTTTAACTGCATCTGAATATAGAAAAGAAGTACCAAATATAAAGGGAATTGTTAAAAAAGCATATAATGAATTAAATGATAAATTTGATATAGTAGCAATAGAAGGAGCAGGAAGTCCTGCAGAAATAAACTTACGTGAAAATGATATTGTAAATATGGGACTTGCAGAAATGGTAGATAGCCCTGTAATACTTGTAGGAGATATAGAAAGAGGAGGAGTTTTTGCAAGTATTTATGGAACTATTATGCTATTAGAGCCAGAAGAGAGAGAAAGAATAAAAGGATTTATTATAAATAAATTTAGAGGAGATATTGAAATATTAAATCCTGGAATAAAAATGTTAGAAGAAAAGATAAATATACCTTGTCTTGGAGTCCTACCATTTACTAAATTAGATATTGATGATGAAGATAGTGTAACTACAAGATTTAATAAAAATGTAGATAATGATGTGAATATAGGAGTTATTAAGCTTCCATTTGTATCGAATTTTAGTGATTTTACGCCTCTAGAAATGGAAAGAAGAGTAAATGTAAGATATATTACTAAAAAAGAAGACTTTGATAATATAGATTTTCTTATAATTCCAGGAAGTAAAAACACTATAAAAGATATGGAATATATAATAAAAAGTGATTTAGATAAATTAATATATAAAAAGCATAAAGAAGGTATACCTATTATGGGTATATGTGGAGGATATCAAATGTTAGGAGAGGAAATATCTGATCCATTACATATTGAATCTAATATGGATAGAATAAATGGACTAGGCCTTCTTAGTACTAAAACAGTTATAAATGAAAAGAAAGATACATTAAGAGTATCAGGAAAACTTAATGGTGAAAGTATAAATGGATACGAAATTCATATGGGTAAAACTGAGAGATTTAATTGCAAACCATTTATAGAATTAGAAGGAAATAGATTTGATGGTGCTATAAATGATAAGGAAACAGTATATGGTACTTATCTTCATGGAATATTTGAAAATGATAATTTTAGAATAAATATAATAGAAGAAATACTAGAAAAAAAAGGATTAGAAAAAGATAAAGATAAAACTAGCTTTGAAGAAATAAAACAAGGTGAGTATAACAAATTAGCAGACTTAACTAGAACAAATTTAGATATGGATAAAATAAAAGAAATAATGGGACTGTAA